A single Vanacampus margaritifer isolate UIUO_Vmar chromosome 7, RoL_Vmar_1.0, whole genome shotgun sequence DNA region contains:
- the nsmce1 gene encoding non-structural maintenance of chromosomes element 1 homolog yields the protein MSWLTGAGVITRKKFHPELCHQMDDSHRRFLQALMRSGIVDEPSAKQLHRHCCTTHNTSYSPNRLDDFIDTINSILEPMFMQIRKGMCEDSGLQHYALVNMIETDVTRMTSDYADHELEIFRKIMDLVVDSDTGRAYSTEILNCAITLTRKTKKKDTELLLNRLVRDNWLTEKEGEYCLSTRCIIEMDQYIRTMYQDQVKMCRICRNIAFQSQICENPTCGIKIHNPCVARFFRGATEPRCPACNDFWPHEIPKIEGRQSESSK from the exons A TGTCATGGTTAACTGGGGCTGGCGTTATCACACGAAAGAAGTTCCATCCTG AACTGTGCCACCAGATGGACGACAGCCACAGAAGATTCCTGCAGGCGCTTATGCGCAGTGGCATTGTTGATGAACCAAGTGCAAAGCAACTTCATCGCCATTGCTGTACAACACATAATA CATCTTATTCCCCAAACCGTCTTGATGACTTTATTGATACGATCAACTCTATTCTGGAGCCCATGTTCATGCAAATTAGAAAAGGGATGTGTGAAGACAGCGGTTTGCAGCACTATGCTTTG GTCAACATGATTGAAACGGATGTCACCAGAATGACGTCTGACTACGCCGATCATGAACTGGAGATCTTCCGGAAAATA ATGGACCTGGTCGTGGACTCGGACACCGGCAGGGCCTACTCCACTGAAATTCTCAATTGCGCCATCACCCTGAccagaaaaacaaagaagaaagacACAGAACTGCTGCTCAATCGACTTGTGCGAGACAATTGGCTCACAgag AAAGAGGGTGAATACTGCTTATCCACCAGATGTATCATCGAGATGGATCAATACATTCGCACTATGTATCAGGACCAGGTTAAAATGTGCCGCATCTGTCGCAACATTGCCTTCCAG AGCCAAATCTGTGAGAATCCGACATGTGGCATAAAAATACACAACCCATGCGTGGCGAGATTTTTCCGGGGAGCGACTGAGCCTCGGTGCCCTGCTTGTAATGACTTTTGGCCTCATGAGATCCCGA AAATCGAGGGACGTCAGTCTGAATCCAGCAAATGA
- the vps37a gene encoding vacuolar protein sorting-associated protein 37A isoform X2, translating into MFHSSVYNVLGSGPHTPLNSLQQQRQRQIESLKAAHPSIAEIQKDVEYRIPFTVNNSTITVNILLPPQFPQEKPVVSIYPPVGHHLVDSNNGTLITSPLITNFGMHSDLGKVIQSLLDEFWKSPPAQMSTGPSGFPYSMYKPSSISPYQTAGYHYGPRHGGQSQTPPLAPAPSGVGSAIHPAVDAVHGSPRGPAPYGLITDLPLPVPVGDLQAGLNGHMYKMPEIPESFPELSDLNLTQLSDMSENEDVLLRFFITLPQLKQVTNDKEELVNNIVDIAKRNLQMEPQLEGKRQEIIYKFEQLTQLKFAFETKMQKQHDLSESCSLRTLQARLKVAAHQAEEESEETAENFLEGRTDIDEFLTSFMEKRTLCHSRRAKEEKLQQSIPTHEQFPTTH; encoded by the exons GGTTCTGGACCTCACACTCCACTCAACAGTCTGCAACAACAAAGGCAGCGACAGATTGAGTCCCTAAAAGCTGCTCATCCTAG CATTGCAGAAATCCAGAAAGATGTGGAATACAGGATCCCGTTTACAGTCAACAACTCTACCATCACTGTTAACAT TCTTCTGCCGCCTCAGTTCCCTCAGGAGAAGCCAGTGGTTAGCATCTATCCTCCTGTTGGCCACCACCTTGTCGACAGCAATAATGGCACGTTGATTACAAGCCCCCTCATCACTAAT TTTGGGATGCATTCAGACCTGGGTAAGGTTATTCAAAGTCTGCTGGATGAGTTCTGGAAGAGTCCTCCCGCCCAGATGTCCACTGGCCCGTCTGGTTTTCCATA CAGTATGTACAAGCCATCGAGCATCTCTCCTTACCAGACTGCGGGTTACCACTATGGCCCTCGACATGGTGGACAAAGTCAGACGCCACCTCTAGCGCCGGCTCCATCTGGAGTAGGATCAGCGATTCATCCTGCAGTTGACGCTGTCCATGGGTCCCCTCGGGGTCCAGCCCCTTATGGTCTCATTACCGACCTGCCATTGCCTGTACCTGTTGGAGACTTACAG GCTGGCCTGAATGGGCACATGTATAAAATGCCTGAGATTCCCGAGTCTTTTCCTGAACTCTCTGACTTGAA TCTGACTCAACTCTCCGACATGTCAGAAAATGAGGATGTTTTACTGAGATTCTTCATCACGCTGCCACAGCTCAAGCAAGTCACAAATGATAAAGAGGAGCTTGTCAATAACATTGTGGATATAGCAA AAAGAAACCTTCAAATGGAGCCACAACTGGAAGGGAAAAGACAAGAAATTATTTACAAG TTTGAACAGTTGACACAACTGAAGTTTGCCTTTGAGACAAAGATGCAGAAACAACATGATCTCAGTGAG AGCTGTAGTCTGCGGACTCTCCAGGCTCGGTTAAAGGTTGCAGCACATCAAGCAGAGGAGGAGTCAGAAGAGACCGCTGAAAACTTTTTAGAAGGACGCACTGACATAGATGAGTTCCTGACCAGCTTCATGGAAAAGAGAACG CTTTGCCACAGCAGAAGGGCCAAAGAGGAGAAGTTGCAACAGTCTATCCCCACACATGAACAGTTTCCTACCACCCACTAG
- the vps37a gene encoding vacuolar protein sorting-associated protein 37A isoform X3, translating to MNWLFPMSKGSGPHTPLNSLQQQRQRQIESLKAAHPSIAEIQKDVEYRIPFTVNNSTITVNILLPPQFPQEKPVVSIYPPVGHHLVDSNNGTLITSPLITNFGMHSDLGKVIQSLLDEFWKSPPAQMSTGPSGFPYSMYKPSSISPYQTAGYHYGPRHGGQSQTPPLAPAPSGVGSAIHPAVDAVHGSPRGPAPYGLITDLPLPVPVGDLQAGLNGHMYKMPEIPESFPELSDLNLTQLSDMSENEDVLLRFFITLPQLKQVTNDKEELVNNIVDIAKRNLQMEPQLEGKRQEIIYKFEQLTQLKFAFETKMQKQHDLSESCSLRTLQARLKVAAHQAEEESEETAENFLEGRTDIDEFLTSFMEKRTLCHSRRAKEEKLQQSIPTHEQFPTTH from the exons ATGAACTGGCTTTTCCCCATGTCAAAGGGTTCTGGACCTCACACTCCACTCAACAGTCTGCAACAACAAAGGCAGCGACAGATTGAGTCCCTAAAAGCTGCTCATCCTAG CATTGCAGAAATCCAGAAAGATGTGGAATACAGGATCCCGTTTACAGTCAACAACTCTACCATCACTGTTAACAT TCTTCTGCCGCCTCAGTTCCCTCAGGAGAAGCCAGTGGTTAGCATCTATCCTCCTGTTGGCCACCACCTTGTCGACAGCAATAATGGCACGTTGATTACAAGCCCCCTCATCACTAAT TTTGGGATGCATTCAGACCTGGGTAAGGTTATTCAAAGTCTGCTGGATGAGTTCTGGAAGAGTCCTCCCGCCCAGATGTCCACTGGCCCGTCTGGTTTTCCATA CAGTATGTACAAGCCATCGAGCATCTCTCCTTACCAGACTGCGGGTTACCACTATGGCCCTCGACATGGTGGACAAAGTCAGACGCCACCTCTAGCGCCGGCTCCATCTGGAGTAGGATCAGCGATTCATCCTGCAGTTGACGCTGTCCATGGGTCCCCTCGGGGTCCAGCCCCTTATGGTCTCATTACCGACCTGCCATTGCCTGTACCTGTTGGAGACTTACAG GCTGGCCTGAATGGGCACATGTATAAAATGCCTGAGATTCCCGAGTCTTTTCCTGAACTCTCTGACTTGAA TCTGACTCAACTCTCCGACATGTCAGAAAATGAGGATGTTTTACTGAGATTCTTCATCACGCTGCCACAGCTCAAGCAAGTCACAAATGATAAAGAGGAGCTTGTCAATAACATTGTGGATATAGCAA AAAGAAACCTTCAAATGGAGCCACAACTGGAAGGGAAAAGACAAGAAATTATTTACAAG TTTGAACAGTTGACACAACTGAAGTTTGCCTTTGAGACAAAGATGCAGAAACAACATGATCTCAGTGAG AGCTGTAGTCTGCGGACTCTCCAGGCTCGGTTAAAGGTTGCAGCACATCAAGCAGAGGAGGAGTCAGAAGAGACCGCTGAAAACTTTTTAGAAGGACGCACTGACATAGATGAGTTCCTGACCAGCTTCATGGAAAAGAGAACG CTTTGCCACAGCAGAAGGGCCAAAGAGGAGAAGTTGCAACAGTCTATCCCCACACATGAACAGTTTCCTACCACCCACTAG
- the vps37a gene encoding vacuolar protein sorting-associated protein 37A isoform X1, with protein MFHSSVYNVLGSGPHTPLNSLQQQRQRQIESLKAAHPSIAEIQKDVEYRIPFTVNNSTITVNILLPPQFPQEKPVVSIYPPVGHHLVDSNNGTLITSPLITNFGMHSDLGKVIQSLLDEFWKSPPAQMSTGPSGFPYSSMYKPSSISPYQTAGYHYGPRHGGQSQTPPLAPAPSGVGSAIHPAVDAVHGSPRGPAPYGLITDLPLPVPVGDLQAGLNGHMYKMPEIPESFPELSDLNLTQLSDMSENEDVLLRFFITLPQLKQVTNDKEELVNNIVDIAKRNLQMEPQLEGKRQEIIYKFEQLTQLKFAFETKMQKQHDLSESCSLRTLQARLKVAAHQAEEESEETAENFLEGRTDIDEFLTSFMEKRTLCHSRRAKEEKLQQSIPTHEQFPTTH; from the exons GGTTCTGGACCTCACACTCCACTCAACAGTCTGCAACAACAAAGGCAGCGACAGATTGAGTCCCTAAAAGCTGCTCATCCTAG CATTGCAGAAATCCAGAAAGATGTGGAATACAGGATCCCGTTTACAGTCAACAACTCTACCATCACTGTTAACAT TCTTCTGCCGCCTCAGTTCCCTCAGGAGAAGCCAGTGGTTAGCATCTATCCTCCTGTTGGCCACCACCTTGTCGACAGCAATAATGGCACGTTGATTACAAGCCCCCTCATCACTAAT TTTGGGATGCATTCAGACCTGGGTAAGGTTATTCAAAGTCTGCTGGATGAGTTCTGGAAGAGTCCTCCCGCCCAGATGTCCACTGGCCCGTCTGGTTTTCCATA CAGCAGTATGTACAAGCCATCGAGCATCTCTCCTTACCAGACTGCGGGTTACCACTATGGCCCTCGACATGGTGGACAAAGTCAGACGCCACCTCTAGCGCCGGCTCCATCTGGAGTAGGATCAGCGATTCATCCTGCAGTTGACGCTGTCCATGGGTCCCCTCGGGGTCCAGCCCCTTATGGTCTCATTACCGACCTGCCATTGCCTGTACCTGTTGGAGACTTACAG GCTGGCCTGAATGGGCACATGTATAAAATGCCTGAGATTCCCGAGTCTTTTCCTGAACTCTCTGACTTGAA TCTGACTCAACTCTCCGACATGTCAGAAAATGAGGATGTTTTACTGAGATTCTTCATCACGCTGCCACAGCTCAAGCAAGTCACAAATGATAAAGAGGAGCTTGTCAATAACATTGTGGATATAGCAA AAAGAAACCTTCAAATGGAGCCACAACTGGAAGGGAAAAGACAAGAAATTATTTACAAG TTTGAACAGTTGACACAACTGAAGTTTGCCTTTGAGACAAAGATGCAGAAACAACATGATCTCAGTGAG AGCTGTAGTCTGCGGACTCTCCAGGCTCGGTTAAAGGTTGCAGCACATCAAGCAGAGGAGGAGTCAGAAGAGACCGCTGAAAACTTTTTAGAAGGACGCACTGACATAGATGAGTTCCTGACCAGCTTCATGGAAAAGAGAACG CTTTGCCACAGCAGAAGGGCCAAAGAGGAGAAGTTGCAACAGTCTATCCCCACACATGAACAGTTTCCTACCACCCACTAG
- the vps37a gene encoding vacuolar protein sorting-associated protein 37A isoform X4 — translation MSPRSSNTTFFFTFLVCIDELECSIPPSTMYCIAEIQKDVEYRIPFTVNNSTITVNILLPPQFPQEKPVVSIYPPVGHHLVDSNNGTLITSPLITNFGMHSDLGKVIQSLLDEFWKSPPAQMSTGPSGFPYSSMYKPSSISPYQTAGYHYGPRHGGQSQTPPLAPAPSGVGSAIHPAVDAVHGSPRGPAPYGLITDLPLPVPVGDLQAGLNGHMYKMPEIPESFPELSDLNLTQLSDMSENEDVLLRFFITLPQLKQVTNDKEELVNNIVDIAKRNLQMEPQLEGKRQEIIYKFEQLTQLKFAFETKMQKQHDLSESCSLRTLQARLKVAAHQAEEESEETAENFLEGRTDIDEFLTSFMEKRTLCHSRRAKEEKLQQSIPTHEQFPTTH, via the exons CATTGCAGAAATCCAGAAAGATGTGGAATACAGGATCCCGTTTACAGTCAACAACTCTACCATCACTGTTAACAT TCTTCTGCCGCCTCAGTTCCCTCAGGAGAAGCCAGTGGTTAGCATCTATCCTCCTGTTGGCCACCACCTTGTCGACAGCAATAATGGCACGTTGATTACAAGCCCCCTCATCACTAAT TTTGGGATGCATTCAGACCTGGGTAAGGTTATTCAAAGTCTGCTGGATGAGTTCTGGAAGAGTCCTCCCGCCCAGATGTCCACTGGCCCGTCTGGTTTTCCATA CAGCAGTATGTACAAGCCATCGAGCATCTCTCCTTACCAGACTGCGGGTTACCACTATGGCCCTCGACATGGTGGACAAAGTCAGACGCCACCTCTAGCGCCGGCTCCATCTGGAGTAGGATCAGCGATTCATCCTGCAGTTGACGCTGTCCATGGGTCCCCTCGGGGTCCAGCCCCTTATGGTCTCATTACCGACCTGCCATTGCCTGTACCTGTTGGAGACTTACAG GCTGGCCTGAATGGGCACATGTATAAAATGCCTGAGATTCCCGAGTCTTTTCCTGAACTCTCTGACTTGAA TCTGACTCAACTCTCCGACATGTCAGAAAATGAGGATGTTTTACTGAGATTCTTCATCACGCTGCCACAGCTCAAGCAAGTCACAAATGATAAAGAGGAGCTTGTCAATAACATTGTGGATATAGCAA AAAGAAACCTTCAAATGGAGCCACAACTGGAAGGGAAAAGACAAGAAATTATTTACAAG TTTGAACAGTTGACACAACTGAAGTTTGCCTTTGAGACAAAGATGCAGAAACAACATGATCTCAGTGAG AGCTGTAGTCTGCGGACTCTCCAGGCTCGGTTAAAGGTTGCAGCACATCAAGCAGAGGAGGAGTCAGAAGAGACCGCTGAAAACTTTTTAGAAGGACGCACTGACATAGATGAGTTCCTGACCAGCTTCATGGAAAAGAGAACG CTTTGCCACAGCAGAAGGGCCAAAGAGGAGAAGTTGCAACAGTCTATCCCCACACATGAACAGTTTCCTACCACCCACTAG